From the genome of Hemiscyllium ocellatum isolate sHemOce1 chromosome 27 unlocalized genomic scaffold, sHemOce1.pat.X.cur. SUPER_27_unloc_20, whole genome shotgun sequence, one region includes:
- the LOC132807715 gene encoding gastrula zinc finger protein XlCGF49.1-like: protein MLQFPVCPGDSSAQPHRGEAVLLPRVREGFYPLLQPDGPLWVHTARSPFSCPECEKSFAQASTLMAHRRVHTAVRSFPCPQCGKAFSKSSNLLTHRWLRTGERPFSCPECGKAFSNSPALLRHQWIHTGERPFSCPECGKNFTRSSHLLTHRRVHTGERPFSCPECGKSFDNSSALLRHQHVHTGERLFPCPECEKGFKRSSDVLDHQRVHTGERPFSCPECGKGFTQDSNLLRHQQVHTGERPLACPKCRRRFMSSSNLQRHQRGHQQIPS from the coding sequence atgcttcagtttcctgtctgccctggagactcatcggcgcagccacaccggggagaggccgttctcctgccccgagtgcgggaagggtttTACCCGCTCCTCCAACCTGATGGCCCATTGTGGGTCCACACAGCGAGGAGtccgttctcctgccccgagtgtgaGAAGAGCTTTGCCCAGGCCTCTACCCTCAtggcccaccggcgggtccacactgcGGTGAGATCCTTCCCCTGCcctcagtgcgggaaggccttcagcaaatcctccaacctgctgacccaccggtggCTCCgcactggggagaggcccttcagctgccctgagtgtgggaaggccttcagcaattcacccgccctgctgaggcaccagtggatccacaccggggagaggccattctcctgccctgagtgtgggaagaactttacccgctcctcccacctgctgacccaccggcgggtccacacgggggagaggcccttcagctgccctgagtgtgggaagtcCTTCGataattcctctgccctgctgaggcaccagcacgtccacacgggggagaggctgTTCCCCTGCCCTGAGTGTGAGAAGGGCTTTAAACGCTCCTCTGACGTGCTGgaccaccagcgggtccacacgggggagagaccgttcagctgccctgagtgcgggaagggctttactCAGGACTccaacctgctgaggcaccagcaggtccacactggggagaggccactTGCCTGCCCCAAGTGCAGGCGGAGGTTCATGTCGTCCAGTAACTTGCAGAGACACCAAAGGGGGCACCAGCAGATTCCGTCGTGA